Sequence from the Pontibacter pudoricolor genome:
TTCTCGAGATCGTGGGTGGTGCCGAGGCCCTTGCTTCAAAATAACGAAGAAAGAAATACCGATAAAGCAGCGCCCATCTCTAAGGTGGGCGCTGTTATTTTGTACCAATACCAGTTGGCATTAAATAAATGTTAAGGTTTAAACTTTAACAATGTCAGCAGGCCAAAAACCAGAATGTGTGTTGTAACTTTAGCGCAATCACATAAAGGAATACATGAGAACTATAAGCGCCAAAGTTGTATTTGTATGTATGTTGCTGCTTTCAGCGTGTGCAACTAAAACAGGTACCATCAGTCAGAAAGAGAATGCCGTAACTATAGACCGCCCGAAACTGGTGGTGGGTATAGTTGTAGACCAGATGCGTTATGATTTTTTGTATCGCTACTGGTATAAGTATGGTAACGATGGTTTTAAAAAACTGGTAAAGCAGGGGTTCAATTTTAAGAACACGAACTATAGTTACGTACCCACTTATACGGCTCCTGGCCATGCCAGCATTTATACAGGTAGTGTGCCGGCAGTTAATGGCATAATTGCAAACAGCTGGTTTAACCGCGAAACAGGTAAGACCATGTACTGTGTGGAAGACAAAACGGTGAAGACAGTAGGCAGTACTTCCAAAGCCGGCGAAATGTCACCTAGAAACCTGCTTTCCACAACTATAACCGATCAGCTGAAACTGGCTACGAATAAAAGATCTAAAGTTATAGCGGTTGCCCTTAAAGATAGAGGAGCTGTTATTCCGGGAGGATTTATGGCCGATGGCGCGTACTGGTTTGATTCGAAGTCGGGCAATTTTATAACAAGTACATTTTACAAAGAAGAGCTGCCTGGTTGGGTAAATGAGTTTAACGGGCAAAAGCTGGCAGATAAATACCTGAGCCAGACCTGGAATACACTTTTACCGATAGCACAGTATACAAACAGCACTGCCGATGACATGCCTTACGAAGAAGGTTTGCCTGGTAAAGAGAAGCCTGTTTTCCCGTATGAGCTGGCCACGTTAAGAGCAAATGATTACGAACTGATCCGTACTACGCCTTTTGGGAATACGTTAACAAAAGATATTGCTTTAAAAGCATTACATGCAGAGCAACTGGGCAGAGGCGAGTCTACAGATTTTTTGTCAGTTAGTTTTTCTTCAACAGATTATATAGGGCATGATTTCGGACCAAATTCTATAGAAGTAGAAGATACGTACATCCGCCTGGACCGTGAGATTGCAGAGCTGTTAAAGGAACTGGAAAGCACAGTAGGAAAAGATAACCTGCTGGTGTTTTTAACGGCTGACCATGGTATAGCCAATGTGCCGGCTTATATGATCGGTGAAAGAGTAACGGCAGGAGCGATAGGTTACTATACAGTTGGAGATTCTGTGAAAACGTACCTGGCCCGTAACTATGGCGAAGGCAAATGGCTTGAAAAATACACAAACCAGCAGGTTTACCTGAACCATAAACTTATAAAAGAGAAAAAACTGAACCTGACAGAGGTGCAGCAAAACGTGGCTCAGTACTTAATGACCCTGGAAGGTGTAGCCCGAACGATAACCGCAGATGCGCTGCAGCGTACCAGTTGGAACAACGGGCAGATGCGACTGGTTGAAAATGGGTATAACGCCCGCAGATCGGGAGATGTGATCGTGCAACTGGAACCTAACTGGCAGAAACATGGTCCGAAAGGTACTGCACACGGCTCTTACTCTACCCACGATACGCATGTACCGCTTTTATGGTACGGCTGGAAAGTGAAACCGGGTGAAAGTGCTACACCAACAGAAGTTGCAGACATTTCGCCAACTATAGCTACCTGGCTAAATATACAGGAGCCGAGTGGCAGCGTAGGAAAAGCATTACAAGAATATATGAAATAACAGCGCTCAAAGGGAGTGCTACAAGTACATTTACATTTATGAATAATTTAGACAAAAACAATCCATGGCATAGCGTAAGCTACGGAGAGGAAGCACCTGGGGTGGTAACGGCCATTATTGAAATACCAAAAGGCTCTAAGGCAAAGTACGAGTTAGATAAGGAAAGCGGAATGCTGAAGCTGGATCGTGTACTTTTCTCATCCATACATTACCCGGCCAACTATGGCTTTATCCCTAAAACCTACTGCGACGACAAAGACCCGTTGGATATTCTGGTGATCTGCTCGGTAGATGTACAGCCAATGTGCTTGATCGATGCAAAAGTGATCGGGGTGATGCAGATGATCGACAACAACGAAGAAGATGACAAGATCATAGCAGTTGCCAACAACGACATGTCTGTGCGCCACATAAACGACATCTCTGAATTGCCGCCACACACGTTGCTGGAAGTGCGTCGTTTCTTTGAAGATTATAAGAAGCTGGAGATGAAAGAAGTTATTGTGGAGCAGTTCCTTGGCCGCGAAGCAGCATACGAGATCATTCAGCAGAGCATCGACCTGTACAACACTACGTTTACCGGCGAGAAGCAGAACGTACTGTAAGAATATATTTTCCTGTTTTAGCCTGGCGTGGGATTTCCTGTGTCAGGCTTTTTGTTTGTAGTGAGTACGTAAATTGATTTTATATTTTGGGCTGTTAGTTTCTGTTTTCAGATTCTTGTGGCAGCCTCTTTCGCTTTCCTGAAATAATAACAGGCCAGCTTCTTATAGTTGGTTTGATAAAAGCCTAATAGTTTCGAACTTGCAGTACTTGATGAAACGAAGCGAAACAGAAACGAACCTGAACTATAGCGTAAGCCCTGTTTATAGTCTGCTGTTAAAGGTGCTGAACGGCATGCTCTACAGCAGTGTGTTCATTTCGATCTGTGCGTTTGCGTTAACTATAGAAACCTACCTGCTTGCCGACCTTCCGGTATCTGTCCCGATGGCGGTGTTTATTTTCCTGGCGACGCTCTTTACCTATAACCTGAGCAGCATACGAAGTGTGGTGTTACAGAAGCAGGCTACCTATTATCCTGAGTCGTGGTGGCACAGGCACCGGAAAACCATGGCTATAGTTGGGCTGCTGAGTATTGCGCTGGCAACTATCGTTTACTTTTACTTTGGTCTGCGCCTTAATTTCTGGTTTGTGCTGCACCTGGCCATCATCTCTATAGGGTATACCATACCTGTTATGTACCGGAGAAAAAGTGTGCAACCGCTGCGCCGCGTCCCGCTGCTGAAAGTTTTCCTGATTGCATATGTGTGGGCCATGGTAACCGGGCTGTTTCCGCTTATAGATGCAGGAGTTGAAATTATGGACCTGCCCGGGTTGTTGTTACTGCTGCGCAGGTTCCTGTTTATCCTGGCGCTGGCCCTGCTCTTCGACATCCGGGATTATACTTACGACAAGCATACCCAAACATTAACGGTGCCCGGGCTTATTGGCGTGAACTATACAAAGTTGCTGTCGCTGGGGCTGCTGCTGAGCTATGCGGTGGTAGTGAGTATTTCGGAGAGTGGAACTATACAAACAGCACTTATTGCTGCGGCTGTGGCTGCTGCGTTTGTAGTCTGGTTCTCGTCAGAGTTAAAGCCGCGTGTTTACTTTCTGTTACTGGCAGACGGGGCTATGCTGCTGCACGCAGCCTTGGTCTGTTTTGTAAAGATCTAATTGCTGGTAAGCGTCATAAAGGCCTGCGGCAGATGATCGGTCAGGTCGGAGGCTATCATGGCGATGTCGCCTACTTTCTGAAGTGCCAGGTCTCCGGCTAACCCATGCACATATACGCCCAGTAAACAAGCTTCTTCCAAACTATAGCCCTGTGCCACTAAAGCTGTAAGTATTCCGGTCAGTACATCGCCGGTGCCGCCTGTTGCCATGCCCGCATTGCCGGTTGTGTTAAAAAAGACTTTTCCTTCCGGGGTGCAGATAGCCGTATGCGATCCTTTAAGGCAAATGTAGCAACTGTATTCACGGCAAAACTCTTTCATGTCCTGCAGGCGGTCATAGTTATTTTTTGATGCTCCTACCAAACGCTCAAACTCCTTGGGGTGTGGTGTAAAGATGGCCCTGTTCTTTGGGAGTTGAGATTTAAGTTTGTCGCTACTGGCAATAATATTGATGGCATCGGCATCAATCACCATCGGGAGTGAACAGGTGGCCAGCAATTGACCAATGGTAGTTTTGGTAACTTTCTCTTTGCCCATTCCCGGGCCTAAGCCTACTACGCTATAGTTGTCCATATTTTCCGGCAGTTCCGAAATATGCTTGCGGTTATTATCTGTCAGCGTCATGGCTTCGGGAACGGCTGTTTGCAGTATGTTGTAACCAGCAGAAGGTACATGCATTGTCAGTAAGCCAACACCGCTCCGCAAACAGGCCCTTGCTGCCAAAACTGCCGCACCCATTTTGCCATAACCTCCGCACAGCAGCAACGCATGGCCGTACAAACCCTTATGGGAGAACTTCTTTCGTGGCTTGATGATCTTCCGGATATCATCTATAGTTATACAACGATATTCAGAGGGCGCATCAGCAATAAAAGTCGGACTTAGACCAATTGGAACCACATGCCATTCGCCAACATATTGCTCGTGCTGCGGCAGAAAGAAAGCCAGTTTAGGCAATTCAAAGCTTATCGTATAGTGTGCCTTAACTATAGTTGCATCGTCGGGTGTCTGAGAATCGGCATAAAGCCCGGATGGCATGTCGATAGCAGTGATACAGGCGCCGCTGTTATTCAGATAGGCTATTACTTCAGCAAATAAACCCGTTACAGGCCGGTTAAGGCCGGTCCCGAAAAGTGCATCTATTACACAATGGTTTTTATGAAGCGACGGCAGTTCAGCTACTGACCTTATAGTTTGCGAAACTATAGTTTGGGGCAGGCGCTGCAGGTTTACCTTATGGTCGGGTGATGGATTCTGGTTGTCGCCAACTATAAATACTTTTACGTGATACTGTTTTTGGGAGAGTAATCGTGCCACTGCCAGTCCATCGCCTCCATTGTTGCCCGGTCCGCAAAAAATGCATACCTGCTGCTGTGGTGTAAACTTATTCTCGAACCAACCTGTAAAGGCTTTGGCTGCCCGCTCCATCAGTTCCAACGAGTCAATTTCTTCATACTGTAAAGTAGCGGCATCGGCTTCGCGGGTTTGGGCTGCGGAAAGTATTTTCATGTGGAACAGCGGCTAGTGGTTCTGCCTACATATACTATAGTTTTAAGTTCAGGTTAAGTTATGATTTAACTATAGTTGGATCTTAGAATGACGCCGTTTTGTAACTGGCGTGTAATTCAAAACTGTAATTCAGGTTATAAACCGGCAATGTAATCGGGTATTAACGTGGCGGGACGCCACCAGTAACCCACACTCCCGGGACGCGAGCGAGGGAAGTACACTTCTTTTTAAAACGCTATAGTTGCCGTCAATTTAAATTTCAGGTTGTCTTTGTGTTTGGGTAATTCGTAAGGGCCGTACCGGTAAAAAACTCCCACCCCGATCCCGGAGAAAGCAGAGCTGATCACATTATTCAGCATCAACCCGGATTCAAAAAAGCCTTTCTCCATTGTTTTAACCTGCGGAACTATAAACTCTGGCAATTCCTGTTTCAGATCTCCGTAGCCAATGTTGGTAACCAGAACTACATCCGGTTTAAAAAACTTTGTACGGAGTAGTCGTTTACCCAGGTCCTGTTGCAGAAAGAGGGCCGTAAATTTATCGGAAAAGAATTCATACGGAGCCATTGTTTCGAAGCCTTCGCCGGAGTAAACCTCATACTCACCGGAGTAGCTGCCATAGCCGTTATATAAATTAACAAAAGGCACATCGCCGGTTACCAAACCTGCAGCAAGCGTGAATTTGCTTTTCCCAAAGGTGCGGTGTAGCAGGTTGCCTTCAACGCGCAGGTCGTATTTGTTGTAACTATAGTTGCCATCCAGCACACCATCCAGGCCGCGGGTATATTGCAGCCATAACACAGGATATTTGCCTGGCGTGGCCATTGTCTGGTTAAAAAGCTGCATCAGTTGCTCTCCGTAAGCAAAGCGCAAACCTGCTTTAACTTCTGTTATACTATAGATTGCCTGTGGCTGATCATCTGTTGCAAATAAAGTTGGCCTGCGTTCTTCCTGCTGCAGTTGTGTGTGTAATTGCAGATAGCGCCCCATCCTGCCGGAAAGGCTGACGTGTTGGTGTGTCGTGTAATCCAGGTAAGGGAGCAATGGCTGCCGAAAATCGGAGAATAGCCTGGTTTGCCGGAAAGGAAGTCTGCGGCCACCTGGTTCCAGTACATCTTCCCAAAAAGCCGCCTGGAGCTGCAAGTTTGTGGGCTTGTGTAACGTAAATATAGCATCGGCACCATACTTCTGTTCGTCATCCTTAAATCCATATCCCCAATAGCCGCCAACGCTTAACCAGTCCAGAAGACGCTCGTTGGTATGGGCACCAATTCCCAGCCGTACACCTTCAAAATCACTGAGGTGCAATAGCCGGTTTAAATCTAAACTGATAGGGCCTATGGGTAATTTCTTGGTGAGCAGGTACTCCATGATGCGGATCGAGCGGTCGAGGTTCTGGGCTTTGCCTACGCTGTCGATTACAGTATAAGTGCGTCGCTCAAATGAATCCAGGCTATCGGAGCGGTACTGTTGCCAGATGTATTCCGGTTGTTTGTTGGCCAGTGGAGATTGCGATAAAGCGATAGCACCAAAGTCGCTTTTTTTAAGGCCTGGGCTTAGGTTAATGTTGGTAATATAGGTTCGGATGCGGCCATACGGTTGATGACCCTTCATTTCGATCTGTGGAATCGTTATCTCTACGTCGAGCTCGGTGGGGAACCAGCGGCCCTGCACTTTACTGAACTGTTGCTGCAGTTTTATACCACTCTTGGCGTCGCTGGCTGATTCGGCTATGATGTTCTGTACGGCCCAGCCATCCGAGTTGATGTAAAGCAAACCTTTGAGCCCGTTAAAATTACGCCCTTTTAGCGGCGCAAACGAGATGATAAAAACGGAATCCCGGCCGCTGACAACAGTTTCCTGCAATATAAAATCGTATTTGCGCGTACTGCCCGGGCTAAGCGGACTCAGGTAATTCTTCCCGAAAAAGATGGGCATGTCGGCGTAAACAGAAAAGTCGCGGGCTTCGGCGGCAACTATACCAAAACTGGGCTGCTGCAGCCCCGATACACGTGTGGCAACTATAGTTTCCTGGGTACGGTTGGGTTTCAGGTAAGCAAAGTTTGTCACGCTCTCCATCAGGAACAGGTGTTGCTTTTCCAGTATTTTACGCATTCTAAAGTAGGCAGAATCTTTAGCTTCAACTATAAAAGTAGTATCGCTCAGGTTTAGGTTGCGCGGGTCGGTGGCGGTAAGTATAAATTTGTTATACGTACGATAGGTATAGGCCGGAATGTTTTCAGGGCGGTTCCGTTCGCGGTTGCGGGTGGCAAGCTCTATGATGCGATGTGCCGGATTTACTCCTGCCCGAACTATAACTTCCTGTAGCTGTGCTGCCGACGGCTGTAAATATACGTCCACTTTGCCCGTGGAATCAGGTTGGAGTAGTTGCGGCATATACCCCACATAACTGAACCGCAGGCTGGTAATGGGTTTGGTATGGCGCAACCGGAACTGTCCTTCGAGGTTGGTAGTGGTGCCGGTTTCGCCCTGGTTGGCCGCTATGCTTACAAAAGGAAGTTTTTCCCGGGTTTCAGCATCGCGTACAGTGCCGTGCACTTCCTGCACCTGCGCTATAGTTGGTATAGTTGCAAGGCAAAACAGTAGCAGAAAAAACAGGCGTAGTTGTAGCATGGTGTAAAGATAAAGCAAAAGGCGCTTCTTCCTGCTACGGGAAAAGCACCTTTAAGCGTTTAGTTGACTATGCCTTAGAACGTAACAGACATGCCAACACCCGGCTTACCGTTTGGCAAAACTGTTGGCGCAATTACCGGCTCATTTAATCCTTTATCTTTAAAGAACTTATCGTGTAGCCAGTAAACTGTATTTACCGAAAGTATGCCCACACCGGCACCGGCCAGCACATCAGCCATCCAGTGTTCGTTATTCAGTACGCGCATTACGCCGGTAGCACTGGCTATGGTGTAACTGCCCACACTAATCCAGGGGCTTTTATGGCGGAACTCCTTATCAACTATAGTGGCAATGGTAAAAGCATAAGCTGTGTGCCCGGACGGAAAAGCGGTGGGGTCGCCGTTGGGCCTGTCGATGTTGGTTAATTTTTTTGTGGGCCAGACTATAGCGGAAGTAAGTGCCCCTGATGCTAAAAGCAAGCCTGTCTGGCGGCGGATGTCGTGGCGGTTCTGGGATGAGAATGCGTTAAACCCATACATGTAAGCCACCGGCAGGAAGAACAGGTAATCATCTACCTTGGTACTGAAGTTTGGCGTGTGTTTGTGCCGGGCATCACGGGCATCGTGGCTACTGAAAAAGCCGTTATCCTGTATAGTGTAAATACCTGCCCCGATAAGCGCAGCAGCCGGCAAAACAGCCCTTTTCAGGTAACGTTTGTTGCTGCCTTCACGCAGCTGGGCATCTGTAAAGGGTTTTTTCTGCCCGGGGTAAACCGTATCTGCAGGAACTGCGAGGGCAGAGTCTGCAGCGGATTTATTTAATGTATCCAGAGCAACAACCGGTGATTGGTGTTGCAGTACGGAGGCCTGTTGTGCTGCAACCGGGCTTGCCAGCATACCCAGCCAGAGCAGGTGTAACGCAATTAACTTAGTTAGCTTCAAAGTATAACGTGTTTTTGTATTAAGCTTATAGTTCCGCAAATTATAGAAATTCCGGAACCTGTCTAGGTACTATAGTTTTTTGAGTTTGGTTTCGGGTTAAGTTTATGCCGGTAACAAACCTTGCTGCTGCTGTGCTCTACAGCGCTTGTAGCTATAGTCTGGATTTTAGGCCAGTGAGGGGCATGGGCTTTATCTTTTAAGGCACAATGTGGCTACGTCATCCTGTTGCTTATTTTTTCGGGAAAGGAGCTGCATACATTGCCAGGTCAATCCACCACTATACTATAGGTGCTGCTTCAGACAAGTTCTTACAGCCAATTAAACCATAGCAACCTACAAACGTCTAAGAAACCATACCTATACCATAGCAAAACCGTATTTTTCGATTAGATTTACCTTTACGACTTTACGCTTTTCAAAAAGCGCTTTACCTATACCTATGAAATTAAAGATCAGAACCGGCTTCGGCTACGATGTACACCAACTACAGGAAGGGCTTGACTTTTGGTTGGGCGGCATTAAAATACCACACACGCACGGCGCCCTGGGCCACTCCGATGCCGACGTATTAGTTCATGTTATTTGCGATGCCCTGCTGGGTGCCGCCAACATGCGCGACATCGGCTTTCATTTTTCCGACAAAGACCCGCAATACAAAGGCATCGACAGCAAGGTTTTACTGAAAGAAGTAGTGCACCTGCTTGCCCGCGAAGGCTATGAGATCGGTAACATCGACTCTACCATTTGCCTTCAGGAACCAAAAGTAAATCCACATATTCCGGAAATGAAAGCCTGCCTTGCCAAAGTAATGGGCATTCCGGAGCACGATATTTCTATTAAGGCAACCACTACGGAGCACCTGGGCTTTGTGGGAAAAAAAGAAGGTGTTGCCGCTTTTGCTACCGTACTTATCATCAAACAATAACCTGACTAAACCTTAAACTTCACCTTAGAACAAATGAAACACCTCCATACCTACGGGTTTGTGTTGGCAGCACTACTTGCTTCGGGCTGTGCATCTACCAACAATACCGCTAAAAGCCCTGAGACCAATGCCGAAAAGCTCCGCGCAGCTGCAACCACCTATGGCCAGACTATAACTGCCGCTGATCTCTCAAAGCACCTGACTATTATTGCTTCTGATGAATACGAAGGTCGGAACACCGGCGAGAAAGGTCAGAAAATGGCAGCAGCCTACATCGCAAAAGAGTTTAAAGAAGATGGCTTAACAGGCCCCGTAACTGCTGGCAGCAACCCTTATTACCAAACTTTTGACCTGGAAAAAAGCCAGTGGGGTGAAGGCCACATTTTAATCGGCGACCAGAAGTTTATGATGATGCAGGACTTCTTTGTACTTGGCAGCTCCCCTTACCAGACCGAGCAAACTACTGATGTGGTTTTTGCAGGTTATGGTATAGACGATGAAAAGTACTCTGATTATGCCAATGTAGATGTAACCGGCAAAATGGTTGTTGTACTAGCCGGCGAGCCAAAAGGAAGCAACGGAAACTACCTGATCAGTGGAACTACCAAAACATCTGACTGGGGCAATGATTACCGTGCCAAGCGTAATGCCGCTACCAAACGCGGTGCTAAAAGCGTGCTTATAGTTACCGGCACATCTGCCGACGAATTTAACAGCCTTACTCAGCGTTACAAGTCTTATGCTTCGCGTCCGTCTTTAGGATTGAAGAGCGCAGGCAAACAGGAAAACGCAGCTGTAATGTTTGTATCGCCGGTAGCTGGTGCAGCTTTACTGAACACAACCCCTGAGAAATTACTTGCTCACAGCGGTAATGTGGCAAAAGCCGGCAAACCGGTAGCATCTGCTTTTACAGCGCCAAAAAATGTTAAAGTGATGACTTCGCGCATTACTACTCCTGTGCCAACCGAAAACGTACTGGGCTTTATTGAAGGCTCGGATAAAAAAGACGAAGTAGTAGTTGTAACAGCTCACTACGACCACGTAGGCATGGAAGAAGATGCTCCCGGAGATGATAAGATCTTTAACGGTGCCAACGATGATGGCTCGGGTACAGTAGCCGTAATCGAATTAGCCGAAGCATTTGCACAAGCTAAAAAAG
This genomic interval carries:
- the pafA gene encoding alkaline phosphatase PafA, producing MRTISAKVVFVCMLLLSACATKTGTISQKENAVTIDRPKLVVGIVVDQMRYDFLYRYWYKYGNDGFKKLVKQGFNFKNTNYSYVPTYTAPGHASIYTGSVPAVNGIIANSWFNRETGKTMYCVEDKTVKTVGSTSKAGEMSPRNLLSTTITDQLKLATNKRSKVIAVALKDRGAVIPGGFMADGAYWFDSKSGNFITSTFYKEELPGWVNEFNGQKLADKYLSQTWNTLLPIAQYTNSTADDMPYEEGLPGKEKPVFPYELATLRANDYELIRTTPFGNTLTKDIALKALHAEQLGRGESTDFLSVSFSSTDYIGHDFGPNSIEVEDTYIRLDREIAELLKELESTVGKDNLLVFLTADHGIANVPAYMIGERVTAGAIGYYTVGDSVKTYLARNYGEGKWLEKYTNQQVYLNHKLIKEKKLNLTEVQQNVAQYLMTLEGVARTITADALQRTSWNNGQMRLVENGYNARRSGDVIVQLEPNWQKHGPKGTAHGSYSTHDTHVPLLWYGWKVKPGESATPTEVADISPTIATWLNIQEPSGSVGKALQEYMK
- a CDS encoding inorganic diphosphatase; translated protein: MNNLDKNNPWHSVSYGEEAPGVVTAIIEIPKGSKAKYELDKESGMLKLDRVLFSSIHYPANYGFIPKTYCDDKDPLDILVICSVDVQPMCLIDAKVIGVMQMIDNNEEDDKIIAVANNDMSVRHINDISELPPHTLLEVRRFFEDYKKLEMKEVIVEQFLGREAAYEIIQQSIDLYNTTFTGEKQNVL
- a CDS encoding UbiA prenyltransferase family protein, with amino-acid sequence MKRSETETNLNYSVSPVYSLLLKVLNGMLYSSVFISICAFALTIETYLLADLPVSVPMAVFIFLATLFTYNLSSIRSVVLQKQATYYPESWWHRHRKTMAIVGLLSIALATIVYFYFGLRLNFWFVLHLAIISIGYTIPVMYRRKSVQPLRRVPLLKVFLIAYVWAMVTGLFPLIDAGVEIMDLPGLLLLLRRFLFILALALLFDIRDYTYDKHTQTLTVPGLIGVNYTKLLSLGLLLSYAVVVSISESGTIQTALIAAAVAAAFVVWFSSELKPRVYFLLLADGAMLLHAALVCFVKI
- a CDS encoding NAD(P)H-hydrate dehydratase, producing the protein MKILSAAQTREADAATLQYEEIDSLELMERAAKAFTGWFENKFTPQQQVCIFCGPGNNGGDGLAVARLLSQKQYHVKVFIVGDNQNPSPDHKVNLQRLPQTIVSQTIRSVAELPSLHKNHCVIDALFGTGLNRPVTGLFAEVIAYLNNSGACITAIDMPSGLYADSQTPDDATIVKAHYTISFELPKLAFFLPQHEQYVGEWHVVPIGLSPTFIADAPSEYRCITIDDIRKIIKPRKKFSHKGLYGHALLLCGGYGKMGAAVLAARACLRSGVGLLTMHVPSAGYNILQTAVPEAMTLTDNNRKHISELPENMDNYSVVGLGPGMGKEKVTKTTIGQLLATCSLPMVIDADAINIIASSDKLKSQLPKNRAIFTPHPKEFERLVGASKNNYDRLQDMKEFCREYSCYICLKGSHTAICTPEGKVFFNTTGNAGMATGGTGDVLTGILTALVAQGYSLEEACLLGVYVHGLAGDLALQKVGDIAMIASDLTDHLPQAFMTLTSN
- a CDS encoding DUF5686 and carboxypeptidase-like regulatory domain-containing protein: MLQLRLFFLLLFCLATIPTIAQVQEVHGTVRDAETREKLPFVSIAANQGETGTTTNLEGQFRLRHTKPITSLRFSYVGYMPQLLQPDSTGKVDVYLQPSAAQLQEVIVRAGVNPAHRIIELATRNRERNRPENIPAYTYRTYNKFILTATDPRNLNLSDTTFIVEAKDSAYFRMRKILEKQHLFLMESVTNFAYLKPNRTQETIVATRVSGLQQPSFGIVAAEARDFSVYADMPIFFGKNYLSPLSPGSTRKYDFILQETVVSGRDSVFIISFAPLKGRNFNGLKGLLYINSDGWAVQNIIAESASDAKSGIKLQQQFSKVQGRWFPTELDVEITIPQIEMKGHQPYGRIRTYITNINLSPGLKKSDFGAIALSQSPLANKQPEYIWQQYRSDSLDSFERRTYTVIDSVGKAQNLDRSIRIMEYLLTKKLPIGPISLDLNRLLHLSDFEGVRLGIGAHTNERLLDWLSVGGYWGYGFKDDEQKYGADAIFTLHKPTNLQLQAAFWEDVLEPGGRRLPFRQTRLFSDFRQPLLPYLDYTTHQHVSLSGRMGRYLQLHTQLQQEERRPTLFATDDQPQAIYSITEVKAGLRFAYGEQLMQLFNQTMATPGKYPVLWLQYTRGLDGVLDGNYSYNKYDLRVEGNLLHRTFGKSKFTLAAGLVTGDVPFVNLYNGYGSYSGEYEVYSGEGFETMAPYEFFSDKFTALFLQQDLGKRLLRTKFFKPDVVLVTNIGYGDLKQELPEFIVPQVKTMEKGFFESGLMLNNVISSAFSGIGVGVFYRYGPYELPKHKDNLKFKLTATIAF
- a CDS encoding phosphatase PAP2 family protein, which gives rise to MKLTKLIALHLLWLGMLASPVAAQQASVLQHQSPVVALDTLNKSAADSALAVPADTVYPGQKKPFTDAQLREGSNKRYLKRAVLPAAALIGAGIYTIQDNGFFSSHDARDARHKHTPNFSTKVDDYLFFLPVAYMYGFNAFSSQNRHDIRRQTGLLLASGALTSAIVWPTKKLTNIDRPNGDPTAFPSGHTAYAFTIATIVDKEFRHKSPWISVGSYTIASATGVMRVLNNEHWMADVLAGAGVGILSVNTVYWLHDKFFKDKGLNEPVIAPTVLPNGKPGVGMSVTF
- the ispF gene encoding 2-C-methyl-D-erythritol 2,4-cyclodiphosphate synthase, translated to MKLKIRTGFGYDVHQLQEGLDFWLGGIKIPHTHGALGHSDADVLVHVICDALLGAANMRDIGFHFSDKDPQYKGIDSKVLLKEVVHLLAREGYEIGNIDSTICLQEPKVNPHIPEMKACLAKVMGIPEHDISIKATTTEHLGFVGKKEGVAAFATVLIIKQ
- a CDS encoding M28 family peptidase — protein: MKHLHTYGFVLAALLASGCASTNNTAKSPETNAEKLRAAATTYGQTITAADLSKHLTIIASDEYEGRNTGEKGQKMAAAYIAKEFKEDGLTGPVTAGSNPYYQTFDLEKSQWGEGHILIGDQKFMMMQDFFVLGSSPYQTEQTTDVVFAGYGIDDEKYSDYANVDVTGKMVVVLAGEPKGSNGNYLISGTTKTSDWGNDYRAKRNAATKRGAKSVLIVTGTSADEFNSLTQRYKSYASRPSLGLKSAGKQENAAVMFVSPVAGAALLNTTPEKLLAHSGNVAKAGKPVASAFTAPKNVKVMTSRITTPVPTENVLGFIEGSDKKDEVVVVTAHYDHVGMEEDAPGDDKIFNGANDDGSGTVAVIELAEAFAQAKKDGKGPRRSILFMTVTAEEKGLLGSEYYSENPIFPLANTVANVNIDMIGRMDFDYEKQNDSNYIYVIGADKLSSELHAINEEANQKYVNLKLDYKFNDENDPNRFYYRSDHYNFAKNGIPIIFYFNGVHADYHKASDSVDKILFDSAEKVARLAFYTTWELANRDNRIVVDSNKK